From Cellulosimicrobium cellulans, the proteins below share one genomic window:
- a CDS encoding ABC transporter permease, with protein sequence MSRRRVPDEVGIAGILVLVVVVMSLLSPNFRTAGNFEVLLLNGAVVALLALGQTFVLLTGGIDLSTGSNLALTGMAAALGMQAGLPWWAATVLALVVGVAVGLVNGIFVHYLRLPPFIATFSMFGIAGSIPMILTGAASVTVRDPMFAFLGRGGVFGIPTPILIVALVAVVFSVLLARTSTGVHIYALGGNKETARLAGIHTGRTTLFVYAVSGLCAALAGVVTTSRLMVGYPSAGSGNELFYSIAAAVVGGVSLFGGVGSIGGALLGAVLIATVSNGMNVVGVDSFWQPLVIGVIILAGVSLDTYRRSLSTTGGKGRLFLQLLQPRRASRATS encoded by the coding sequence ATGTCGCGACGACGCGTCCCCGACGAGGTCGGGATCGCGGGGATCTTGGTCCTCGTGGTGGTGGTGATGAGTCTGCTGTCCCCGAACTTCCGCACCGCCGGGAACTTCGAGGTCCTGCTGCTGAACGGTGCCGTGGTGGCGCTGCTCGCGCTGGGCCAGACCTTCGTGCTGCTCACCGGTGGCATCGACCTCTCGACGGGGTCCAACCTCGCCCTGACGGGCATGGCCGCGGCGCTCGGGATGCAGGCGGGGCTGCCCTGGTGGGCCGCCACGGTCCTCGCGCTCGTCGTCGGCGTCGCGGTCGGCCTCGTCAACGGGATCTTCGTGCACTACCTGCGCCTGCCCCCGTTCATCGCGACGTTCTCGATGTTCGGCATCGCCGGCAGCATCCCCATGATCCTCACGGGCGCGGCGTCGGTCACGGTGCGCGACCCGATGTTCGCCTTCCTCGGGCGCGGCGGGGTCTTCGGCATCCCGACGCCGATCCTCATCGTGGCGCTCGTCGCCGTCGTCTTCAGCGTCCTCCTGGCGCGCACCAGCACGGGCGTCCACATCTACGCGCTCGGCGGCAACAAGGAGACGGCGCGCCTCGCGGGCATCCACACCGGGCGCACGACCCTCTTCGTCTACGCGGTCTCCGGCCTGTGCGCCGCGCTCGCCGGCGTCGTGACGACCTCGCGCCTCATGGTCGGGTACCCGTCCGCCGGCTCGGGCAACGAGCTCTTCTACTCGATCGCCGCCGCGGTGGTCGGCGGGGTGAGCCTGTTCGGCGGGGTCGGCTCGATCGGCGGCGCGCTGCTCGGCGCGGTGCTCATCGCGACCGTCTCGAACGGCATGAACGTCGTCGGCGTCGACAGCTTCTGGCAGCCGCTCGTCATCGGCGTGATCATCCTCGCCGGCGTCAGCCTCGACACCTACCGCCGCTCGCTCTCGACCACCGGAGGGAAGGGTCGCCTCTTCCTCCAGCTCCTGCAACCACGGCGCGCCTCGCGCGCCACGTCCTGA